From Nomascus leucogenys isolate Asia chromosome 15, Asia_NLE_v1, whole genome shotgun sequence, a single genomic window includes:
- the HINFP gene encoding histone H4 transcription factor isoform X2: MRNHVNHYKCPLCDMTCPLPSSLRNHMRFRHSEDRPFKCDCCDYSCKNLIDLQKHLDTHSEEPAYRCDFENCTFSARSLCSIKSHYRKVHEGDSEPRYKCHVCDKCFTRGNNLTVHLRKKHQFKWPSGHPRFRYKEHEDGYMRLQLVRYESVELTQQLLRQPQEGSGLGTSLNDSSLQGIILETVPGEPGRKEEEEEGKGGEGTALSASQDNPSSVIHVVNQTNAQGQQEIVYYVLSEAPGEPPPVPEPPSGDIMEKLQGIAEEPEIQMV, from the exons ATGCGCAACCATG TGAATCACTATAAGTGCCCTCTGTGTGACATGACCTGCCCGCTGCCTTCCTCCCTCCGCAACCACATGCGCTTTCGTCACAGTGAGGACCGGCCCTTTAAATGTGACTGTTGTGACTACAG CTGCAAGAATCTTATTGACCTCCAGAAGCACCTGGATACCCATAGCGAGGAGCCAGCCTACAGGTGTGATTTTGAGAACTGCACCTTCAGTGCCCGATCCCTCTGCTCTATCAAGTCGCATTACCGCAAAGTACACGAA GGAGACTCTGAGCCAAGGTACAAATGTCATGTGTGTGACAAATGCTTCACACGGGGCAACAACCTCACCGTGCACCTTCGCAAGAAGCACCAGTTCAAGTGGCCCTCAGGGCATCCCCGTTTTCG GTACAAGGAACATGAAGATGGCTATATGCGGCTGCAGCTGGTTCGCTACGAGAGTGTAGAGCTGACACAGCAACTGCTGCGGCAACCACAAGAGGGATCGGGCCTGGGAACGTCGCTGAACGACAGCAGCCTGCAGGGCATTATTCTAGAAACAGTGCCAGGGGAGCCAGGAcgtaaggaagaggaagaggagggcaaGGGTGGCGAAGGCACAGCCCTCTCAGCCTCTCAGGACAACCCCAGTTCTGTCATCCACGTGGTGAATCAGACCAATGCCCAAGGCCAGCAAGAGATTGTCTACTATGTGCTGTCTGAAGCCCCAGGAGAGCCTCCCCCAGTCCCTGAGCCACCTTCAGGGGACATCATGGAAAAGCTTCAAGGAATAGCTGAGGAGCCAGAGATCCAGATGGTTTGA